ATGTCACTCATTTCTGTCCATTTAAAATAGTATCTCTAAAATAGCTTTTTGTCCATTAGAAAATCAAATTCTCACAGCAATTTTTTCCTTTGTGAAATACAATACAAATCCTTTTGAAATAGAATCCGGGAAACTGTGGAAAAGTCATTATCCCTTCTACAATACTAATCACTTTATACTGTGGAAATAATCTGATTTTTGATGAAATAATTAATTATATTTGCCACCAATTTTTAATTGATTAAAATAACGTAATGCAAGCCAAAGGACTGATTAAATTTTTCGTTGCAGCTTTAATTCTTGTTTGTCTGTATCAGTTGCTTTTTACCTATGTGTCTGTTCGTCAAGAAAATAAGATGGGACAGATTGCATTGGAAAGAACAACCAATGGACAGGAAATCGAGCAATTTGTACCAGTAGATGCCGAAAATCGTGCTGAAATTATTGATTCTATCAATAAGGAATGGACTCAAAACAAAGCGCGCCTGCTGGACTCTCTCTCCAGCGAAATTGTACTTGATATGTATTTTGCAGAATACAGCTATCAGGATGTAAAAGAAAGACAACTCAGCCTGGGTCTTGATTTACAAGGTGGAATGAGTGTGGTTTTACAAATTTCCCTTGAAGAACTCATTCGAGCAATGGCCAATGAAAGCGAAGACCCTGCTTTTAACAAAGCGTTGGAATTGGCAGTAGAGCGCCAAAAAAACTCCCAGGACAACCTGGTAAGTTTATTTGGAAAAGCATACAAAGAAGTTGCTCCGGAAGGTAAATTGGCAAGAATTTTTGCTACTCCTGAATACAAAGATGTAATCACATTTAACTCTACAAACGAAGAAGTACTGAGTGTTATTTCTGAGGAAGCTCAAGGCGCTATTGGAAGAACATTTAATATTCTTAGAAGTAGAATTGACCAGTTTGGTGTTACACAACCAAGTATTTCTTTACAGGAATCTTCGGGCAGGATTATTATAGAATTGCCTGGTGTTAAAAATCCCGAAAGAGCCCGACAATTATTACAGGCCACTGCAAAATTAGAATTCTGGGAAACCTGGGACAACAGGGATATTTTTAATCCGCTGATGGAAAGCAATGATGTATTGCTCGATATCCTTGGCCTAAACGAAAAAGAAGATTCAGTAGAAACCGATACACTTCTAAATGATTTGCTTGGCGATTCAGAAAGTACTGATGAAGAAGAAGCTGAAACAGCAGAAGGAGACACTTTATCAGCCGAAGAAGACTCAGATGACCTTTTAGACCTGCTGGGTGAAGAAAGTGAAGCAGACACTTCAGATGACAATGAATTGCTTTCGGCTGAAGAAGCCCGCAAAAAATTCCCGCTTTTTTCCAATGGTTCTATCTTAATGCCAGCTACCGGGCAGGATGAGAATGGACAAGTAGTACTTCAGGAAGGCCCTGTTGTTGGATATGCTTTTGCACAAGATAGAGATAAGGTAATCGAGTATCTCTCCTATGAAGAAGTAAGGGCATTGTTTCCTAGAAATATCAAATTCCTTTGGGGACATCAACCAGTGAGCAACAATATTTATGCACTCTATGCCATTAAAACCAGGCCAGGTGAAGATAAAGCCCCAATGGAAGGAGATGTGATTGTAGATGCCCGTCAAGACTACGATCAAAATGGCCGTCCGGATATTGATATGGTAATGAACTCGGAAGGTTCTAAAATCTGGAAAAAACTTACTAAGGAAAACATTGGCAGCAGCATTGCAATTGTTTTGGATGATGTAGTATATACTGCTCCGACTGTGCAGGGTGAAATTGGTGGTGGTCGTTCTCAAATTACTGGAAATTTCACCATTAAAACAGCCAAAGACCTGGCCAATATTATTAAAGCCGGTAAGCTGCCGGCTCCCGCAAAAATTGTAGAAGAAGAAAT
This window of the Chitinophagales bacterium genome carries:
- the secDF gene encoding protein translocase subunit SecDF; the encoded protein is MQAKGLIKFFVAALILVCLYQLLFTYVSVRQENKMGQIALERTTNGQEIEQFVPVDAENRAEIIDSINKEWTQNKARLLDSLSSEIVLDMYFAEYSYQDVKERQLSLGLDLQGGMSVVLQISLEELIRAMANESEDPAFNKALELAVERQKNSQDNLVSLFGKAYKEVAPEGKLARIFATPEYKDVITFNSTNEEVLSVISEEAQGAIGRTFNILRSRIDQFGVTQPSISLQESSGRIIIELPGVKNPERARQLLQATAKLEFWETWDNRDIFNPLMESNDVLLDILGLNEKEDSVETDTLLNDLLGDSESTDEEEAETAEGDTLSAEEDSDDLLDLLGEESEADTSDDNELLSAEEARKKFPLFSNGSILMPATGQDENGQVVLQEGPVVGYAFAQDRDKVIEYLSYEEVRALFPRNIKFLWGHQPVSNNIYALYAIKTRPGEDKAPMEGDVIVDARQDYDQNGRPDIDMVMNSEGSKIWKKLTKENIGSSIAIVLDDVVYTAPTVQGEIGGGRSQITGNFTIKTAKDLANIIKAGKLPAPAKIVEEEIVGPSLGAESIRAGSLSLAIGLVLVLLFMIAYYSTAGIVSNVVLVLNLFFIMGVLASFGASLTLPGIAGIVLTIGMAVDANVIIFERIREELIRGKGLRLAISDGYSASYSAIIDANVTTLITGFILLFFGLGPVKGFATVLVIGIFSSLITAVLVSRLIIDKFTDREKGIKFFNKFSEGFFKNLDLKLLDKRKIAYGLSSIVIILGLVSMMTKGFQMGVDFQGGRSYVVRFDQSVKAVDISKALEDEFEAAPQVKTYGADNQVKITTAYRINEDGIEIDGEIEELLYSGVKEFFVEQPDKETFLAEHKMSSIKVGPTIADDILKGAYFAAVFSFIGIFLYILVRFRKWQFGLGALAAVVHDMLIVLSIFSIFGGILPFSLEIDQAFIAALLTVIGYSINDTVVVFDRIREYINLHPTTGITGTANMAIDHTLSRTLITSLTTLFVVVILFIFGGEVIRGFSFALLIGIIVGTYSSVFIASPIAVDTLKKAGTK